A genomic window from Paenibacillus sp. FSL K6-0276 includes:
- the moaC gene encoding cyclic pyranopterin monophosphate synthase MoaC, translating to MELTHFNEQGRARMVDVSEKEITKRTAVARSKIKMAAETLCAIKGGKISKGDVLAVAQIAGIMAAKKTSDWIPMCHPLPLTGIDISFSDNSEDELYIEATVHTTGKTGVEMEALTAVSASALTVYDMCKAIQKDMIIGPTFLVSKSGGKNGDYALEQ from the coding sequence GTGGAATTGACCCATTTTAACGAGCAGGGAAGGGCTCGTATGGTGGATGTGAGCGAAAAGGAGATTACAAAGCGGACAGCTGTCGCGCGGAGTAAGATCAAGATGGCTGCTGAGACACTTTGCGCCATCAAGGGAGGCAAGATCAGTAAGGGAGACGTACTTGCCGTTGCTCAGATTGCTGGGATAATGGCAGCCAAGAAGACGTCTGACTGGATTCCGATGTGCCATCCGCTCCCACTTACCGGTATTGATATCAGCTTCTCCGATAACAGCGAAGATGAACTTTATATAGAAGCAACAGTCCATACTACAGGAAAGACCGGAGTTGAAATGGAGGCATTGACCGCTGTTTCTGCCTCAGCACTTACGGTGTACGACATGTGTAAGGCTATTCAGAAGGACATGATTATCGGACCAACGTTCTTAGTCTCTAAAAGCGGGGGCAAGAATGGAGATTACGCGCTTGAACAATGA
- a CDS encoding MogA/MoaB family molybdenum cofactor biosynthesis protein has protein sequence MAWKTAILTASDKGARGEREDTSAQVIRELVEEELGGEIIEYRIVPDEQDEIIAALIELTDYFQADLVLTTGGTDLAIRDVTPEATRRVIEREVPGLSEAMRSTVMQKNRAVMLFRGICGIRGRTLIVNLPGTPKGVHENLAAIMDQLPEALLMVTGQYRQ, from the coding sequence ATGGCGTGGAAAACAGCAATCCTAACGGCCAGCGATAAAGGGGCCAGGGGCGAACGGGAAGACACGAGCGCCCAGGTTATTCGGGAGCTGGTGGAAGAGGAGCTTGGGGGCGAGATCATTGAATACCGGATCGTTCCCGATGAACAAGATGAGATTATCGCAGCTTTGATAGAACTGACGGATTATTTTCAGGCCGATTTAGTGTTGACTACGGGAGGTACGGATCTAGCGATACGTGATGTGACTCCGGAGGCTACTCGGCGTGTTATTGAACGGGAAGTACCTGGACTTTCAGAAGCGATGCGAAGTACGGTGATGCAAAAGAACCGTGCGGTGATGCTTTTCCGCGGGATATGTGGTATTCGTGGACGCACGTTGATTGTCAACTTACCGGGCACACCGAAGGGTGTTCATGAGAATTTGGCAGCCATTATGGATCAATTACCGGAAGCATTACTCATGGTAACTGGCCAATACCGCCAATAA
- a CDS encoding twin-arginine translocase TatA/TatE family subunit, with translation MFSGIGTPGIILLVILALLLFGPNKLPELGRAVGRTFREFKEGAREIIGDGDPVKKSEAPVPTAPQTVAADIPQDKRLPE, from the coding sequence ATGTTTAGTGGAATTGGTACTCCTGGTATTATCTTGTTGGTTATACTGGCACTGCTCCTCTTTGGCCCGAACAAACTGCCAGAGTTAGGCCGCGCAGTTGGACGAACCTTCCGTGAATTTAAGGAAGGCGCACGTGAAATCATCGGTGATGGTGATCCGGTGAAGAAGAGCGAAGCTCCTGTGCCGACGGCCCCGCAGACGGTCGCTGCAGATATTCCTCAGGACAAACGCCTGCCGGAATAA
- the tatC gene encoding twin-arginine translocase subunit TatC, whose translation MSLESEEMSVVDHLTELRKRIIYVLIVFILGLVGGLFCAKPIYDYLISTDLAQGFVLHAFSFWDGIGMYMKIAMAVSLVISVPFIAYQLWAFISPGLRSEERSATLRYVPYVFVLFLMGLSFAYYIVFPMALSFTISITRSMGLEETYGIAQYFNFMFSLVIPLALLFELPLLVMFLTKLRVLNPIRLRKMRRYAYFTLVFIAVVITPPDFISDFLVTIPLLVLYEFSVFLSAFVYRKQLAADAAREAQYTKSEE comes from the coding sequence ATGTCTCTCGAATCGGAAGAAATGTCGGTGGTGGATCATCTCACCGAGCTACGTAAACGGATTATTTATGTGCTGATTGTATTTATTTTGGGATTGGTAGGCGGTTTGTTCTGTGCCAAACCAATCTACGATTATTTAATTAGTACAGATCTAGCACAGGGCTTTGTTCTGCATGCGTTCTCATTCTGGGACGGTATCGGAATGTATATGAAGATCGCTATGGCGGTTTCACTAGTCATTTCGGTTCCTTTTATTGCTTACCAGTTGTGGGCGTTTATTAGTCCGGGCTTACGGTCGGAAGAGCGTAGTGCGACACTTCGTTATGTTCCCTATGTTTTTGTTCTTTTCCTAATGGGTCTTTCTTTTGCTTATTATATTGTATTTCCAATGGCGCTTTCGTTCACGATCTCTATTACCCGGAGTATGGGGTTGGAAGAGACCTACGGAATTGCACAGTATTTCAACTTCATGTTCAGTCTGGTGATACCCCTGGCGTTGTTGTTTGAGCTCCCGCTGCTGGTGATGTTTCTGACCAAACTGAGAGTTCTTAACCCAATACGCTTGCGTAAAATGCGCCGATACGCCTATTTCACGCTTGTCTTTATCGCTGTAGTCATCACTCCCCCGGATTTCATCTCAGACTTTCTGGTGACGATTCCACTGCTCGTGTTATATGAGTTCAGCGTATTCTTGTCCGCCTTCGTCTATCGTAAGCAGCTTGCTGCGGATGCGGCGCGAGAGGCTCAGTACACCAAGAGTGAGGAATGA
- the groES gene encoding co-chaperone GroES → MIKPLGERVLVLPSEQEETTSFGIVLPDSSKEKPQEGTIIAVGSGALKDGVRVALEVKEGDRVLFSKYAGTEIKYEGKEYLIMKESDIHAILD, encoded by the coding sequence ATGATCAAACCTTTAGGTGAACGCGTATTGGTGCTACCGAGCGAGCAGGAGGAAACCACTTCATTCGGGATTGTGCTTCCAGACTCCTCGAAAGAAAAGCCACAAGAGGGAACTATTATTGCAGTAGGTAGCGGAGCTTTGAAAGATGGAGTACGTGTAGCGCTTGAAGTTAAAGAAGGCGACCGTGTTCTTTTCTCAAAATATGCAGGAACAGAAATCAAATACGAAGGTAAAGAATATTTGATTATGAAAGAAAGCGACATTCACGCGATTCTTGACTAA
- the groL gene encoding chaperonin GroEL (60 kDa chaperone family; promotes refolding of misfolded polypeptides especially under stressful conditions; forms two stacked rings of heptamers to form a barrel-shaped 14mer; ends can be capped by GroES; misfolded proteins enter the barrel where they are refolded when GroES binds): protein MAKEIKFSEEARRSMLRGVDALANAVKVTLGPKGRNVVLEKKFGSPLITNDGVTIAKEIELEDAFENMGAQLVKEVATKTNDVAGDGTTTATVLAQAMIREGLKNVTAGANPMVIRKGIDKAVRAAVEELKKIAKPIEDSQAIAQVAAISAADEEVGQLIAEAMEKVGKDGVITVEESRGFATELEVVEGMQFDRGYISPYMITDTDKMEAVLENPYILITDKKISSTQEILPLLEKIVQQARPLVIIAEDIEGEAQAMLIVNKLRGTFNAVAVKAPGFGDRREAMLQDIAALTGGQVITEKLGLDLKSTSIEQLGNARQVRVTKENTTIVDGSGDKADINARVSQIRAQLEETTSEFDKEKLQERLAKLAGGVAVVKVGAATETELKERKLRIEDALNATRAAVEEGIVSGGGTALVNVYNAVAAVDVTGDEKTGVNIVLRALEEPVRTIAANAGQEGSVIVDRLKKEAIGIGYNAATGEWVNMFEAGIVDPAKVTRSALQNAASVAAMFLTTEAVIADKPEPEKGGMPDMGGMGGMGGMM from the coding sequence ATGGCTAAAGAAATTAAATTTAGTGAAGAAGCACGCCGCTCTATGTTGCGCGGTGTAGATGCTTTGGCAAATGCGGTAAAAGTTACACTTGGTCCAAAAGGTCGCAACGTGGTGCTTGAGAAGAAATTTGGTAGCCCGCTAATCACTAACGATGGTGTAACTATCGCTAAAGAAATCGAACTTGAAGATGCATTCGAGAACATGGGTGCTCAACTGGTTAAAGAAGTTGCTACTAAGACTAACGATGTAGCCGGTGACGGTACTACAACTGCAACGGTTCTTGCTCAAGCTATGATCCGTGAAGGTCTGAAGAACGTAACTGCAGGCGCTAACCCAATGGTTATTCGCAAAGGGATCGACAAAGCGGTTCGTGCAGCGGTTGAAGAATTGAAAAAAATCGCTAAGCCAATCGAAGATTCCCAAGCTATCGCTCAAGTAGCTGCTATCTCTGCTGCTGACGAAGAAGTAGGCCAACTGATTGCTGAAGCTATGGAAAAAGTAGGTAAAGACGGTGTTATCACTGTTGAAGAATCCCGTGGATTCGCTACTGAACTTGAAGTAGTAGAAGGTATGCAGTTCGACCGCGGTTACATTTCCCCGTACATGATTACAGATACGGACAAAATGGAAGCTGTTCTGGAGAACCCATACATCTTGATCACTGATAAAAAAATCAGCAGCACTCAAGAAATCCTTCCTTTGCTTGAAAAAATCGTTCAACAAGCTAGACCGCTTGTAATTATCGCTGAAGATATCGAAGGCGAAGCACAAGCTATGTTGATTGTGAACAAATTGCGTGGAACATTCAACGCTGTTGCTGTTAAAGCTCCTGGCTTTGGCGACCGCCGCGAAGCTATGCTGCAAGATATCGCTGCCCTGACAGGTGGCCAAGTGATCACTGAGAAGCTCGGTCTTGATCTGAAGAGCACTTCCATTGAACAATTGGGTAACGCACGTCAAGTACGCGTAACTAAAGAAAACACAACGATCGTAGACGGAAGTGGCGACAAAGCGGACATCAATGCTCGCGTAAGCCAAATTCGTGCTCAACTGGAAGAAACAACTTCCGAGTTCGACAAAGAAAAATTGCAAGAGCGTTTGGCTAAATTGGCTGGCGGCGTAGCCGTTGTCAAAGTTGGCGCTGCAACTGAAACTGAATTGAAAGAGCGCAAACTTCGCATCGAAGACGCCCTGAACGCAACTCGCGCTGCGGTTGAAGAAGGTATCGTTTCCGGTGGTGGTACAGCTCTTGTGAACGTATATAATGCTGTTGCTGCTGTAGATGTAACTGGCGACGAGAAAACAGGCGTTAACATCGTGCTTCGCGCGTTGGAAGAGCCAGTTCGTACCATTGCAGCTAACGCTGGTCAAGAAGGTTCCGTTATCGTGGATCGCTTGAAAAAAGAAGCTATCGGCATCGGCTACAACGCTGCTACTGGCGAGTGGGTGAACATGTTTGAAGCGGGTATCGTTGACCCTGCGAAGGTAACACGTTCTGCTCTTCAAAACGCTGCATCTGTAGCTGCAATGTTCTTGACTACTGAAGCGGTTATCGCTGACAAGCCAGAACCAGAAAAGGGCGGAATGCCTGATATGGGCGGCATGGGTGGAATGGGCGGCATGATGTAG
- a CDS encoding ROK family protein gives MKSFLPNDIKDENRKIVFDILLQHPELAKVEITEKTAMSFVTVSKIVTFFEQIGLLTVTGESREGSGGLGRKRTVYRFNENSYTTIGIQIIGNTITALLINLHSKIIETYSIETDIPFYSQQFTSIFIEIVEHLKNKAKETNSVVLGIGIGVDGAINTRKKTIRMRTHQNKENDFKYETIIENLKSEVNLPILLENDVNAATVAEFRNLENSDQAPTSLVHIAVGDGVGGGLIINKELHRGVNASAGELEYMCFDSEYKRTPSSVGWLESRLAIKYLLSTYDLNSANDVEACIDYVSKNLALTITNMISILDIDQVIISGKTVALFPERILDRTKSYVEQYTEWTPQISVSKLHQSTAIGSAILILQQEMINVISE, from the coding sequence ATGAAATCATTTCTGCCCAATGATATTAAAGATGAGAACAGGAAAATAGTCTTTGATATTTTGCTTCAACATCCTGAACTGGCGAAAGTCGAGATCACAGAAAAAACGGCAATGAGCTTTGTTACTGTAAGCAAGATCGTTACCTTTTTTGAACAGATCGGTTTATTGACTGTCACTGGTGAAAGTCGAGAAGGATCTGGCGGCTTGGGAAGAAAACGTACGGTTTACAGATTTAATGAAAACAGCTATACGACAATCGGAATACAAATTATTGGCAACACGATTACAGCATTACTCATTAATCTACACAGCAAGATTATAGAAACGTATTCGATTGAAACAGACATTCCGTTTTATAGCCAGCAGTTCACTTCGATATTTATAGAGATTGTGGAACATTTGAAGAATAAAGCGAAGGAAACGAATAGTGTTGTCTTGGGGATTGGTATTGGCGTTGATGGCGCGATCAATACAAGAAAAAAAACGATTCGGATGAGAACTCATCAAAATAAAGAAAACGACTTTAAGTATGAAACGATTATTGAAAATCTCAAGAGTGAAGTGAACTTGCCCATTCTTCTGGAGAATGATGTGAACGCAGCGACTGTGGCGGAATTTCGGAATCTTGAAAACTCAGATCAAGCACCGACGAGTCTCGTTCATATTGCTGTAGGTGATGGGGTCGGAGGCGGCTTGATCATTAACAAAGAGCTACACCGCGGCGTTAATGCAAGTGCGGGCGAGCTGGAGTATATGTGCTTTGATTCAGAATATAAGCGGACTCCATCTTCAGTCGGTTGGCTGGAAAGCAGATTAGCCATTAAGTACTTGTTAAGCACATATGATTTGAATTCAGCTAATGATGTAGAAGCTTGCATTGATTATGTTTCGAAGAATTTGGCATTAACGATTACCAATATGATCAGCATCTTGGATATCGACCAGGTCATCATTAGTGGTAAAACGGTAGCACTATTCCCGGAACGTATATTGGACCGCACCAAAAGCTATGTCGAGCAATATACGGAGTGGACTCCTCAAATTTCGGTGAGTAAGTTACATCAATCAACAGCAATCGGATCAGCTATACTTATTCTTCAGCAAGAGATGATTAATGTCATTTCGGAATAA
- a CDS encoding 6-phosphogluconolactonase — translation MIKIFDCEEEVANEIAREMKDHLINDQHPVFCLASGSTPQKSYQKFANDADIHSKIKRLNIVSLDEWIGIDKSSEGSCYQMLNQDLFSQISLDSSQIEFFDGTSPDIEQECIRIDRFIEQHPITFSLMGVGMNGHIGLNEPGSPVLNYSSVVELSETTKSVAQKYFYEQTELKLGITLGLEQIASSKRVVVVITGERKADIVKEILTNPDAQLPAQRLLRYDHIDFYLDAAAAKYIDQSS, via the coding sequence ATGATCAAAATCTTTGATTGTGAAGAGGAAGTAGCAAACGAAATTGCCAGAGAGATGAAAGATCATTTAATTAACGATCAGCACCCCGTGTTCTGCCTGGCTTCAGGGAGTACTCCACAAAAAAGCTATCAGAAATTTGCCAACGATGCGGACATCCACTCGAAGATCAAGAGGCTTAACATCGTTAGCTTGGATGAGTGGATTGGCATTGACAAAAGCTCTGAAGGCAGCTGCTATCAGATGTTGAATCAAGATCTTTTCTCGCAGATTTCACTGGATAGCAGCCAGATTGAGTTTTTTGATGGAACATCGCCGGATATAGAGCAGGAATGCATACGAATTGATCGCTTTATCGAGCAACATCCGATTACCTTCAGCTTGATGGGCGTAGGCATGAATGGACACATCGGATTAAATGAACCTGGCAGCCCAGTATTAAATTACAGCAGTGTTGTGGAGCTGTCGGAAACAACAAAGTCTGTCGCTCAAAAATATTTTTATGAGCAGACTGAATTAAAGCTAGGTATTACATTAGGTTTGGAACAGATTGCAAGTAGTAAAAGAGTTGTTGTCGTCATAACTGGAGAGCGCAAAGCTGATATCGTGAAGGAGATTCTCACAAATCCTGACGCACAACTGCCTGCCCAGCGATTGCTCCGTTATGATCATATAGATTTCTATTTGGATGCTGCAGCAGCTAAATATATTGATCAGTCATCATAG
- a CDS encoding ROK family protein, whose product MGSFVIGVDIGGTNIRVGLVNEQLELVRKESALTRDFQDADEIFKTVKEMIAKVDHEQLASKIGIVLPIPWNDQTEIIRDVTNIPCLENVSIETIRAFFPNYEVLFENDVNVITVLESDHGASKPYNQSIYITVSSGIGCGIILDKKIIQGAHGYAGEIGSMIISDSKKNHSTLYNGTLESLCSGIALEAESKFLYGRDATSSLLFERYHLGDRQAIEVIERWVEYFSNAIASLMQTIDPNIFVVGGAVIYYNQWLIDRVIESAKKKVLPHLKEHIKIVLTEFGPDAGIIGAGYNVYKKAKGA is encoded by the coding sequence ATGGGTAGCTTCGTTATTGGAGTAGATATTGGAGGTACAAATATTAGGGTTGGATTAGTGAACGAGCAACTTGAACTTGTTCGCAAGGAGTCGGCATTAACAAGAGATTTCCAAGATGCTGACGAAATTTTCAAAACCGTCAAGGAAATGATCGCTAAAGTCGATCATGAACAGCTAGCAAGCAAGATAGGCATTGTATTGCCGATTCCTTGGAATGATCAAACAGAAATCATTCGAGATGTAACCAATATCCCTTGCCTGGAGAATGTTAGTATCGAAACAATCAGAGCTTTCTTTCCGAATTATGAAGTGCTTTTTGAGAATGATGTAAACGTGATCACCGTGCTTGAATCGGATCATGGAGCCTCCAAGCCGTATAACCAATCCATTTATATAACGGTTAGTTCCGGAATTGGATGCGGTATCATACTTGATAAAAAAATTATTCAAGGGGCTCATGGATATGCGGGTGAGATCGGAAGCATGATTATTTCCGACAGCAAAAAAAACCATTCAACGTTGTATAACGGCACTTTGGAATCCCTATGCAGCGGCATTGCTCTTGAGGCGGAAAGTAAGTTTTTATATGGTAGAGATGCCACCTCGAGTTTGTTGTTTGAACGATATCATTTGGGAGATCGGCAAGCAATTGAAGTGATCGAAAGGTGGGTTGAGTACTTCTCCAACGCAATTGCTTCTTTAATGCAAACAATTGATCCTAATATTTTTGTTGTCGGAGGAGCGGTCATTTATTACAACCAGTGGCTGATTGATAGAGTTATTGAAAGCGCTAAAAAGAAAGTTCTCCCACACTTAAAAGAGCACATTAAAATCGTGTTGACTGAATTCGGACCTGATGCCGGAATTATTGGTGCCGGCTATAACGTTTATAAAAAGGCAAAAGGAGCTTGA